A genome region from Methanobrevibacter sp. includes the following:
- a CDS encoding Mov34/MPN/PAD-1 family protein, whose translation MSFISKILGNNDEEFNEVRVNRDVLESAIYYSKEAYPNEFLAFFDGQIKDKILYITGLIFVPGETCETGAVVHTEMVPINTKYWGSVHSHPGPSARPSEADLMTFSKNGYFHMIVCLPYSFETFKSYNRYGEPLDYTVGDYSYLFDDDFEDFFDEEDVITDSDEFKPGFFDEDDDEFFRSLDEERSSHQNENQVSELPNQVIKIEINPDGSIKKTSREFKK comes from the coding sequence ATGAGTTTTATTTCAAAAATATTAGGCAATAACGATGAAGAATTTAATGAAGTTAGGGTAAACAGGGATGTTTTGGAATCTGCAATCTATTATTCAAAAGAAGCATATCCTAATGAGTTTTTAGCTTTTTTTGACGGTCAGATTAAAGATAAGATTTTATATATTACCGGTTTGATTTTTGTTCCAGGTGAGACTTGTGAAACCGGAGCTGTTGTTCACACGGAAATGGTTCCGATTAACACAAAATACTGGGGATCCGTTCACTCACACCCCGGGCCAAGTGCAAGGCCTTCTGAAGCTGATTTGATGACTTTTTCAAAAAATGGATATTTTCACATGATTGTATGTCTCCCCTATTCTTTTGAAACCTTTAAATCATATAATCGGTACGGTGAGCCTCTTGATTATACTGTAGGGGATTACAGCTATTTGTTTGATGATGACTTTGAGGACTTTTTTGATGAGGAGGATGTCATAACCGATAGTGATGAGTTTAAACCGGGATTTTTTGATGAAGATGATGATGAATTTTTCAGAAGTCTTGATGAGGAACGCTCCAGTCATCAGAATGAAAATCAAGTTAGTGAACTGCCCAATCAGGTAATAAAAATAGAGATTAATCCGGACGGCAGTATTAAAAAAACTTCAAGAGAATTTAAAAAATAA
- the serA gene encoding phosphoglycerate dehydrogenase — protein MKVLIADAINEKGIENLKEIADVVVDTSITPEELANTIHEYDGIVVRSRTKLTADIIKKADNLQIIARAGVGVDNIDLNAATEKGIMVVNSPESTSVTVAEHTMGLILSMARKISIADKSVKEGKWEKKKFMGVELRNKTLGVIGMGRIGSQVVNRCKAFGMDAMAYDPYLPEEVAKQMGVNLTDLDTVLKNSDFITIHVPLTPETKHSISTKQFELMKDTAFIVNCARGGIIDEDALYDALVNDKIGGAALDVYEEEPPANDSKLFELDNIVLTPHIAASTKEAQRDAAIIVADEIIDLAKGNTPKNVLNMPRIDKNTYQELSPYMELCEKLGCFVSQGINGKLKEIEIIYSGELAEIDNLEILTRTVIQGAVNPYLSSPVNAVNAALVAKERGLSITEGRKNNAKGYESLIKVIAKSEDDIFTAEGTQLHEARILKVNNYWVDVIPKGHMFIAKYEDIPGSIGKIGTKLGEHGVNIGIMQVGRDEKGGRAIMVLTLDKAIPKDVINEIQALDNVYEANGLEL, from the coding sequence ATGAAAGTGCTTATCGCTGATGCTATCAATGAAAAGGGTATTGAAAATTTAAAGGAAATAGCTGATGTTGTTGTTGATACCAGCATTACTCCTGAAGAGTTGGCAAATACCATCCATGAATATGATGGAATTGTAGTAAGAAGTCGTACAAAATTAACTGCAGACATTATTAAAAAGGCAGACAACCTGCAGATTATCGCAAGAGCTGGTGTTGGAGTAGACAACATTGATTTAAATGCTGCAACTGAAAAAGGTATTATGGTTGTAAACTCTCCTGAATCAACATCCGTTACTGTAGCAGAACATACCATGGGATTAATTTTAAGTATGGCCCGTAAAATTTCCATTGCAGATAAATCTGTCAAGGAAGGAAAATGGGAAAAGAAAAAATTCATGGGAGTGGAACTCAGAAACAAGACTCTCGGTGTTATCGGAATGGGCAGAATCGGTTCACAGGTTGTAAACAGATGCAAAGCATTCGGAATGGATGCAATGGCTTATGATCCGTACCTTCCAGAAGAAGTTGCAAAACAAATGGGCGTGAATTTGACCGATTTGGATACTGTTCTTAAAAATTCAGACTTCATTACAATTCATGTACCCCTTACACCGGAAACCAAACATTCAATTTCCACAAAACAGTTTGAATTGATGAAAGACACTGCATTTATTGTAAACTGTGCCCGTGGAGGAATTATTGATGAAGACGCATTATACGATGCATTAGTTAATGATAAAATCGGAGGTGCTGCACTTGATGTATACGAAGAAGAACCTCCTGCTAACGATTCAAAATTATTTGAACTTGACAATATAGTATTAACTCCCCACATTGCTGCTTCAACTAAAGAAGCTCAAAGGGATGCTGCAATCATCGTAGCTGATGAAATTATCGATTTGGCAAAAGGAAATACTCCTAAAAACGTATTGAACATGCCCCGCATTGATAAAAACACTTATCAGGAATTATCCCCCTACATGGAATTATGTGAAAAATTAGGATGTTTCGTTTCACAGGGAATTAACGGCAAACTTAAAGAAATTGAAATTATCTACAGCGGAGAACTTGCTGAAATTGACAACCTTGAAATATTAACAAGAACAGTTATCCAGGGCGCTGTAAATCCATACTTAAGCTCTCCTGTAAATGCTGTTAATGCTGCATTGGTTGCTAAAGAAAGAGGACTCAGCATTACTGAAGGCAGGAAAAATAACGCAAAAGGATATGAATCATTAATTAAGGTTATCGCAAAAAGTGAAGACGATATTTTCACAGCTGAAGGAACTCAGTTACATGAAGCAAGAATTTTAAAAGTAAACAATTACTGGGTTGACGTTATTCCTAAAGGACATATGTTTATTGCAAAATATGAAGATATTCCTGGAAGTATCGGAAAAATCGGTACAAAATTAGGAGAGCATGGAGTAAACATCGGAATTATGCAAGTTGGAAGAGATGAAAAAGGCGGAAGAGCAATCATGGTTCTAACTTTAGACAAAGCAATTCCAAAAGATGTAATTAACGAAATCCAAGCTTTAGATAATGTTTATGAAGCTAATGGATTAGAATTATAA
- a CDS encoding heavy metal-binding domain-containing protein, with the protein MVSMEEFPMSSANFISGYKIVENKGFVYGLTVRARGVGGDIGAGIKGLFGGEIKQYVAMMEDSREEAIQRCIDHAKELGANAIISVRMDSDSISQSMQEVLVYGTAVVIEKE; encoded by the coding sequence ATGGTAAGTATGGAAGAATTTCCAATGTCTAGTGCAAATTTTATCTCAGGATATAAAATTGTTGAAAATAAGGGTTTCGTTTATGGTTTGACAGTACGTGCAAGAGGTGTTGGCGGAGACATTGGTGCTGGTATTAAAGGACTTTTCGGCGGCGAAATTAAACAGTATGTTGCTATGATGGAAGATTCACGGGAGGAAGCTATTCAAAGGTGTATTGATCATGCAAAGGAACTGGGTGCAAATGCCATAATCTCTGTCAGGATGGATTCCGACAGTATTTCTCAAAGCATGCAGGAAGTTTTAGTTTATGGAACTGCGGTTGTAATTGAAAAAGAATAG
- a CDS encoding transcriptional regulator — protein sequence MLTRGNLLHQIEALLKSQGFKTSDIYEHGSFDLVARKNLLILLLKTFLNIDSINEHNAHEMKQLAHIFLASPIIIGEKSRNGPLEEGVIYERYNIPTIGLETFKNMILYNEFPEILADRGGYFVKIDGNVIKQYREEYSMSLKDLASLAHVSRATMYKYENGIVRATAETAMILEEILNTKVTLDIDLLKQPQQEDIEYNDDANDLSKLGYGVLSTNKSPFDAVAKMKTSDKHSPLMANVEKNRTEKTLKRMAIPLKDLSMVTTSEPVFIINNDKIKESIGTIPVIKSWELKEFENSKELLKMIRERKEE from the coding sequence ATGTTGACTCGAGGAAATTTGTTACATCAAATAGAAGCTTTATTAAAATCCCAAGGTTTTAAAACCTCAGATATTTATGAACACGGTTCATTTGACCTTGTAGCAAGAAAAAACTTGTTAATTTTACTTTTAAAAACATTTCTAAATATTGATAGCATAAATGAACATAATGCTCATGAAATGAAGCAGTTAGCCCACATATTTTTGGCTTCACCAATAATTATTGGGGAAAAATCAAGAAACGGGCCTCTTGAAGAAGGAGTAATATATGAAAGATACAATATTCCGACCATAGGACTTGAAACCTTCAAGAATATGATTTTGTACAATGAATTTCCCGAAATTTTAGCAGACCGCGGAGGTTACTTTGTTAAAATTGATGGCAATGTCATAAAACAATACCGTGAAGAATATTCCATGTCTCTTAAAGACCTGGCCAGCCTGGCCCATGTATCCCGTGCAACAATGTATAAATACGAAAATGGAATTGTCCGCGCAACTGCTGAAACTGCAATGATTTTAGAAGAGATATTAAATACAAAGGTTACCCTTGACATTGACTTATTAAAACAGCCTCAACAGGAGGACATTGAATATAATGACGATGCTAATGACTTATCAAAGTTAGGATACGGAGTTTTATCAACTAACAAAAGTCCGTTTGATGCTGTAGCAAAAATGAAAACATCAGATAAACATTCTCCGTTAATGGCCAATGTTGAAAAAAACAGGACTGAAAAAACTTTAAAAAGAATGGCCATTCCATTAAAAGATTTATCTATGGTTACAACATCAGAACCTGTTTTTATCATAAACAATGACAAAATCAAAGAGTCAATCGGTACAATCCCCGTTATAAAGTCCTGGGAATTAAAAGAATTTGAAAATTCAAAAGAATTACTGAAAATGATTAGAGAGAGAAAAGAAGAGTAG
- a CDS encoding tRNA(Ile)(2)-agmatinylcytidine synthase, with protein sequence MIIINILHIGIDDTDSPDGMCTTFLASQIINKFEYNGIEIIDYPRLIRLNPFARFKTRGNGAVGLKILNDGNGDLAKKIVLDAVEKLSMFDCDNTNPGVIFYEGEITKEMENYAFRAIYEFITIEEAEEFGNSVGCEIHKFKKGRGIIGSIAAISLPLSDCTFELLTYRASENYGAKRRIDYESVYKMDKETFPDTFENIDYSEDYIAIEPKTPCPVLYGIRSNTVEALKKAGDIVQVSEPVVDWCIFKTNQHTDMHIQKTTDISSMNQYGCYEVEGEVKNKPKIIDGGHMFFHIFDESGEIECGAYEPTKNFRKTVSYLRPGDIIKVYGGIGEQNTFNIEKFKVIKLNDIEYKNPICKCGKRMTSAGKNKGFKCKKCGNKIQENEKVPIKITRFLKNAQFYETPVSARRHLSKPLCRMNL encoded by the coding sequence GTGATTATAATTAATATTTTACATATTGGAATTGATGATACGGATTCTCCCGATGGAATGTGCACTACCTTTTTAGCGAGTCAAATTATTAACAAATTCGAATATAATGGGATTGAAATTATAGATTATCCCAGACTGATAAGATTAAATCCTTTTGCCCGCTTTAAAACTCGAGGGAATGGAGCAGTTGGTTTAAAGATTTTAAATGACGGCAATGGGGATTTGGCCAAAAAAATAGTTTTGGATGCAGTTGAAAAATTATCCATGTTTGACTGTGATAATACTAATCCTGGTGTAATTTTTTATGAAGGTGAAATTACAAAGGAAATGGAAAATTACGCATTTAGGGCGATTTATGAATTCATCACAATTGAAGAGGCAGAAGAGTTTGGAAATTCTGTTGGCTGTGAAATTCATAAATTTAAAAAGGGAAGGGGAATTATAGGATCTATTGCGGCCATTAGTTTGCCTTTATCTGACTGCACTTTTGAATTATTAACTTACAGGGCCTCTGAAAATTATGGGGCCAAAAGACGAATTGACTATGAATCTGTATATAAAATGGATAAGGAAACTTTTCCGGATACTTTTGAAAATATTGATTATTCTGAAGATTATATTGCCATTGAACCCAAAACTCCATGCCCTGTATTGTATGGTATCAGGTCAAATACTGTTGAGGCATTAAAAAAAGCAGGAGATATTGTTCAGGTATCCGAACCTGTTGTGGACTGGTGTATTTTCAAAACAAATCAGCATACTGATATGCATATTCAAAAAACTACAGATATCTCATCAATGAATCAGTATGGTTGCTATGAAGTTGAAGGGGAGGTTAAAAATAAACCTAAAATCATTGATGGAGGACATATGTTTTTCCACATCTTTGATGAGTCAGGTGAAATAGAATGCGGGGCCTATGAGCCAACAAAAAATTTCAGAAAGACAGTTTCGTATTTGCGTCCAGGAGATATTATTAAAGTCTATGGGGGGATTGGAGAACAAAATACATTTAATATTGAAAAGTTTAAAGTCATAAAACTAAACGATATTGAGTATAAGAATCCAATTTGCAAATGCGGTAAAAGAATGACTTCTGCAGGTAAAAATAAAGGTTTTAAATGTAAAAAATGCGGAAATAAAATTCAGGAAAATGAAAAAGTTCCTATTAAGATAACTCGTTTTTTAAAAAATGCTCAGTTTTATGAAACACCAGTTTCTGCAAGGAGACACTTATCAAAACCTCTTTGCAGAATGAATTTATAA
- a CDS encoding DUF3100 domain-containing protein yields the protein MTIIFKKHDDSNEIQHIYRDKTDKRILKKNPWKDYGLHCSVLVLVIIAELIGPIKIPITDGVSVTIMPLLYTMILGLIFYLAKPIKWIKRKQSRVAEGAMMLFIGVLIAKLAVSSGQSIHLIFEMGPALILQELGHLATILVALPIALLLGFKRECIGMTSSIGREPEVAVVVDKYGFNSAESRGIFALFIVGTIIGTVFISFLTSICVSVLPLHPYAFAMACGVGSASMNAASLAPTIAAFPDLATQIQAFAGFSNLLSFSIGIYIVIFIALPLTEKLYKFLEPKIGREPIIEEEDD from the coding sequence TTGACAATAATATTTAAGAAACATGATGACAGTAATGAAATTCAGCACATTTACCGTGATAAAACGGATAAACGTATTTTAAAGAAGAATCCGTGGAAAGATTACGGTTTACACTGCAGCGTACTTGTTTTAGTTATAATTGCTGAACTCATTGGTCCAATCAAAATCCCAATAACTGATGGTGTTTCAGTTACAATAATGCCGTTGCTTTACACAATGATTTTAGGTTTGATATTCTATTTGGCAAAACCTATTAAATGGATTAAAAGAAAACAATCCAGAGTTGCTGAAGGGGCAATGATGCTTTTTATCGGTGTTTTAATTGCAAAATTAGCTGTTTCCAGTGGCCAATCTATTCATTTAATTTTTGAAATGGGTCCGGCTTTAATATTGCAGGAATTGGGGCACTTGGCTACAATATTAGTTGCACTTCCTATAGCATTGTTGCTTGGTTTTAAACGTGAATGTATTGGAATGACTTCTTCTATTGGTCGTGAACCTGAAGTTGCTGTTGTTGTTGACAAATATGGTTTTAACTCTGCTGAATCCAGAGGTATTTTTGCTCTTTTTATTGTTGGAACAATTATAGGAACAGTATTCATTAGTTTCCTAACAAGTATCTGCGTTTCTGTTTTGCCGTTGCATCCCTATGCATTTGCTATGGCTTGTGGTGTAGGCAGCGCCAGTATGAATGCTGCATCTCTGGCTCCTACAATAGCTGCATTTCCGGATTTAGCAACACAAATTCAGGCATTTGCCGGTTTTAGTAATCTGCTTTCATTTTCTATAGGCATTTATATTGTAATATTTATTGCACTGCCTTTAACCGAAAAATTATATAAGTTCTTAGAACCTAAAATTGGAAGGGAGCCTATTATTGAAGAGGAGGATGATTAA
- a CDS encoding MmgE/PrpD family protein, whose translation MFLQNISKFISNYRFEQATAESVTTAKAAFLDFYGVAYRGMDENAPNIALNTVGEIFSGNFNSNLKSSVIGTTLKTDILSAAFINGVAAHVLELDDGHRGAQLHLGSIIFPTALSISEAYDLTGREFLEGVIVGYEVGILLGQLVNPKHRDKGFHTTGTIGTFVAGVVASKLLNLDEDQILNALGLCGTQAAGLLESDHGGSMGKVLHVGKAAFNGILSAMLARNGFTGSGSIFEGDEGFLKAMVFDDRNQDDDFSLDDALKNMETVRVRDIYFKKYPFCRHLHSSIDTALKLKASIGDEYDHIQNVAVKTYSVAAQHNNFHPKNLEELKQSLPYAVAISLVVGEINVDVINQLINYGLLENYSTVDTVNSIKNLVNGMVILSDDKLDELYPAKRPSNVIIKLDDEFRNGIFQNITFIPKGDFENPLQLRELIDKFKSLNPNYNVKNLTVIDSLEDYSMKFVVRKLNGG comes from the coding sequence ATGTTTTTACAAAATATTTCAAAATTTATCTCAAACTATCGCTTTGAACAAGCAACTGCCGAATCTGTTACTACTGCAAAAGCTGCTTTTTTAGATTTCTATGGTGTTGCTTATAGGGGAATGGATGAAAATGCTCCAAATATTGCTCTAAACACAGTTGGTGAGATATTTTCAGGAAACTTTAATTCAAATTTAAAGTCATCGGTTATTGGAACAACTTTAAAAACAGATATTTTAAGTGCCGCCTTTATAAATGGTGTTGCAGCACATGTGCTGGAGTTGGACGACGGTCACAGAGGAGCCCAACTTCATTTAGGTTCCATAATCTTTCCAACTGCCCTGTCAATTTCTGAAGCTTATGATTTAACCGGCAGGGAATTTTTGGAAGGTGTTATTGTAGGTTATGAAGTTGGAATTTTACTTGGCCAGCTCGTAAACCCCAAACATAGGGACAAAGGATTTCATACAACCGGAACAATCGGAACCTTTGTTGCAGGTGTTGTTGCCTCTAAATTGTTGAATCTTGATGAAGATCAAATTTTAAATGCATTGGGATTGTGCGGAACTCAGGCAGCAGGGCTTCTGGAATCAGACCATGGCGGGTCTATGGGTAAAGTTTTACATGTTGGAAAAGCAGCATTCAACGGTATTTTATCTGCAATGCTTGCCAGAAATGGTTTTACAGGTAGCGGATCCATATTTGAAGGGGATGAAGGATTTTTAAAAGCAATGGTTTTTGATGATAGGAATCAGGATGATGATTTCTCACTAGATGATGCATTAAAAAACATGGAAACAGTAAGAGTCCGTGACATTTACTTTAAAAAATACCCATTCTGCAGACATTTGCATTCCTCAATAGATACTGCATTAAAACTTAAGGCAAGTATCGGGGATGAATATGACCACATTCAGAATGTAGCAGTTAAAACATATTCTGTTGCTGCACAGCATAATAATTTCCATCCTAAAAACCTGGAAGAATTAAAGCAAAGCCTTCCTTATGCTGTTGCTATTTCATTGGTTGTTGGGGAAATTAATGTTGATGTTATTAACCAGTTAATCAATTATGGTCTTTTAGAGAATTATTCCACCGTCGATACAGTAAACAGCATTAAGAATTTGGTAAACGGGATGGTCATATTATCAGATGATAAATTAGATGAACTGTATCCTGCAAAAAGACCATCAAATGTTATTATTAAATTGGATGACGAGTTTAGAAACGGTATTTTTCAAAACATCACATTTATTCCAAAAGGAGATTTTGAAAATCCGTTACAACTAAGGGAATTAATCGATAAATTCAAATCTCTCAACCCAAATTACAACGTTAAAAATTTAACAGTCATTGATTCTCTTGAAGATTATTCTATGAAATTTGTTGTCCGTAAATTAAATGGTGGATAA
- a CDS encoding peptidase: MENTKKFLKKIGINDVSKDYVSDKRFGDGGQYRFEVPGIQSPKTMDALLKESVKQDIFIHRVTQTKGIMMLTDSEIKEMVNLAKNYGCELFLSVGPRATYDTSATVHTQEGSRIGYRLRGYDNLVYAVEDVRRACRLGVRGILLYDEGLLFVLNQMRQKGEMPDNVHFKLSAHAGHCNPASAKLLESQGLDSLNPVRDLQIPMIGAIRDAVDMAIDLHTENPKSTGGFIRHYEVPQFIRVASPVYLKTGGSVASNHNWDTTEKEAIARIKQVSLVKRVIDAYCPDAVVSSKKSGDLSIPV, from the coding sequence ATGGAAAATACAAAAAAATTCCTTAAAAAGATAGGCATAAATGATGTTTCAAAGGATTATGTCTCTGATAAGCGTTTCGGTGATGGTGGACAGTATCGTTTTGAGGTTCCAGGTATCCAGTCTCCAAAAACAATGGATGCACTTTTAAAGGAATCTGTTAAACAGGATATTTTTATCCATAGGGTCACTCAGACCAAAGGAATAATGATGCTGACTGATTCGGAAATTAAAGAAATGGTTAATCTGGCTAAGAATTATGGTTGTGAGTTATTTTTGTCAGTAGGTCCAAGAGCAACTTACGATACTTCTGCAACTGTTCATACTCAAGAAGGAAGCAGAATAGGTTACCGCCTTAGAGGTTATGATAACTTAGTTTATGCAGTTGAAGATGTCAGGAGAGCCTGCAGGTTGGGAGTTCGCGGAATACTGCTTTATGATGAGGGATTGCTGTTTGTATTAAATCAAATGAGACAGAAAGGCGAAATGCCTGATAATGTTCATTTTAAATTGTCTGCTCATGCAGGTCATTGCAACCCTGCTTCTGCAAAACTGCTTGAATCCCAAGGTCTTGATTCATTGAATCCTGTAAGGGACCTGCAGATTCCAATGATTGGTGCAATCAGGGACGCTGTTGATATGGCTATTGACTTGCATACTGAAAACCCCAAGTCTACAGGGGGATTTATAAGGCATTATGAAGTTCCCCAATTTATCAGAGTTGCATCTCCTGTTTACCTAAAAACAGGAGGATCCGTTGCATCAAACCATAACTGGGATACAACAGAAAAAGAAGCAATAGCTCGTATAAAGCAAGTTTCATTAGTAAAAAGGGTAATTGATGCATATTGTCCGGATGCAGTTGTTTCTTCAAAAAAATCAGGAGATTTATCTATTCCTGTGTGA
- a CDS encoding fumarate hydratase codes for MDILEDISKTIIDASTSISKDKFDALKRAIDIEDNENAKWVLKQVLENYGVAQKTKFPLCDDTGIPHVIIEIGEKREISGDLLNQIHKGIEIGLNNLPARPMAVKGNESERIEQSKGLFEKPGMLRPASVLIDNVNDESTYARNITSDTLNIHFLLQGGGPEIRAKTFRVYHKRSFENVVDTVCGWLEESLKMLGCTPSIPSIGIGRTHFEAASLLLKSTAYGNLDNQNEYEQLIADRLNQTGIGPMGFGGKTTVLGSYLNIGNQRASGVRIVSVRPSCFVEPRVATLKL; via the coding sequence ATGGATATTTTAGAAGATATTTCAAAAACAATCATTGATGCATCAACCTCTATTTCCAAAGACAAATTCGATGCATTAAAAAGAGCTATCGATATTGAAGATAATGAAAATGCCAAATGGGTATTAAAACAAGTTTTAGAAAATTATGGGGTGGCTCAAAAGACTAAATTTCCTCTGTGTGATGATACGGGCATTCCTCATGTGATTATTGAAATTGGTGAGAAAAGGGAAATTTCAGGAGATTTGTTAAATCAGATTCATAAAGGAATTGAAATAGGTTTGAATAATCTTCCTGCAAGGCCGATGGCTGTTAAGGGTAATGAATCTGAGAGAATCGAGCAAAGTAAAGGTTTATTTGAAAAACCGGGAATGCTTCGCCCTGCATCTGTTTTAATCGATAATGTTAATGATGAATCCACATATGCCAGGAACATAACTTCCGATACATTGAATATTCATTTTCTGCTTCAAGGGGGAGGTCCTGAAATAAGGGCAAAAACATTTAGGGTCTATCATAAGAGGTCTTTTGAAAATGTGGTTGATACTGTATGCGGATGGTTGGAGGAATCATTAAAAATGTTGGGATGCACTCCATCAATTCCTTCAATTGGTATTGGGCGAACTCATTTTGAAGCTGCTTCTCTTCTTTTAAAATCAACTGCTTATGGAAACTTGGATAATCAAAACGAATACGAACAGCTAATTGCTGATAGATTAAATCAGACAGGAATTGGCCCTATGGGTTTTGGTGGTAAAACTACGGTTCTGGGATCCTATTTGAATATTGGAAATCAAAGGGCCAGTGGTGTTAGAATAGTTTCAGTCAGGCCGTCATGTTTTGTCGAACCTCGTGTTGCAACATTAAAATTGTAA
- a CDS encoding citryl-CoA lyase → MQENNFKVNNHSLKTAISNVEKDKIVTRGYNQRDLIEKIRYSDMVFLLLKGRLPSVLEGKIFNHVLVSFCDHGVTPPSTQAARIVSSAGSPMNSAVAGALLSFGHKHAGAIEKTMELYQSKINSARIAEDSDISNKQIAALAIEIYNEYILWDKKIPGFGHRYHDVDPRADKLMELVIKKGFIGNHIKLALAVEDLVFQKKQIRLNVDGANAAILSDLGFSPDLGLGVFIIGRIPGIIAHIHEEQMDEDEFRKFCDLDDVIYQRRG, encoded by the coding sequence ATGCAGGAAAATAATTTTAAAGTTAATAATCATTCTTTAAAAACAGCCATTTCAAATGTTGAAAAAGATAAAATTGTCACTAGAGGATATAATCAACGGGATTTAATTGAAAAGATTAGATATAGTGATATGGTTTTTTTACTTTTAAAGGGAAGATTGCCTTCTGTTCTTGAAGGAAAAATCTTTAATCATGTTCTTGTTTCATTTTGCGACCATGGAGTAACGCCGCCCAGCACTCAAGCAGCCCGCATAGTCTCTTCTGCAGGTTCACCAATGAATTCTGCAGTGGCAGGTGCATTGCTGTCTTTCGGACATAAACATGCCGGAGCTATTGAAAAGACAATGGAGCTATACCAATCAAAAATTAATTCAGCACGAATTGCTGAAGATTCAGATATTAGCAACAAGCAAATAGCTGCTTTGGCTATTGAAATATATAATGAATATATTCTCTGGGATAAAAAAATACCAGGTTTCGGCCATAGGTATCATGATGTTGATCCCCGAGCAGATAAGCTAATGGAACTTGTTATAAAAAAGGGATTTATAGGCAATCATATTAAACTGGCGCTGGCCGTTGAGGATTTGGTTTTCCAAAAAAAACAGATCAGACTTAATGTGGATGGTGCAAATGCAGCCATATTATCTGATTTGGGATTTTCCCCTGATTTGGGTCTGGGAGTATTCATAATTGGCAGAATTCCCGGAATCATTGCACATATTCATGAAGAGCAAATGGATGAAGACGAATTTAGAAAATTTTGCGACCTTGATGATGTAATTTATCAAAGGAGAGGATAA
- a CDS encoding nitroreductase family protein has protein sequence MEFIDVINERYSVRGYLDKEVEKEKLEYVLKAATIAPTGVNAQPFKVFVIDTEKYREELSEIYAAKWFVEAPYVLCVVALRDKAWVRPWDSKNIADIDATIVMDHIILAATDVGLGTCYIGAFKKNKAHRFLNLDENEEPVLFTPLGYGNAEPRETPRKELDEFVVYVD, from the coding sequence ATGGAGTTTATTGATGTAATCAATGAAAGGTATAGTGTTAGAGGATATCTTGATAAAGAAGTTGAAAAGGAAAAACTTGAATATGTTTTAAAAGCGGCGACAATAGCTCCGACAGGAGTTAATGCACAGCCATTTAAAGTTTTTGTAATTGATACTGAAAAATACAGGGAAGAGCTGTCTGAAATTTATGCTGCAAAATGGTTTGTTGAAGCGCCTTATGTGTTGTGCGTTGTGGCATTAAGGGACAAGGCATGGGTAAGGCCGTGGGACTCTAAAAATATTGCAGATATTGATGCAACAATTGTAATGGACCATATTATTTTGGCGGCCACCGATGTGGGTCTTGGAACTTGTTACATTGGAGCATTTAAGAAAAATAAAGCGCACAGATTCTTAAATTTAGATGAAAACGAAGAACCTGTTTTATTCACGCCTCTTGGATATGGCAACGCTGAGCCTCGTGAAACTCCGAGAAAAGAATTAGATGAATTTGTAGTATACGTGGATTAA
- a CDS encoding V-type ATP synthase subunit H, with protein sequence MAEISDAIAMIKKAESDAEQIIVDSEAKSKDLIAESNAAAEKLISEAKIAAEEEAQKTVFDAEDKAKKEALDIAEQSNVDIKSIKDKAVGNVDEAASIIVKNIL encoded by the coding sequence ATGGCAGAGATATCAGACGCAATCGCAATGATAAAAAAAGCTGAATCTGATGCTGAACAAATTATTGTCGATTCTGAAGCTAAATCTAAAGATTTAATTGCAGAATCAAATGCAGCAGCTGAGAAATTAATTTCAGAAGCTAAAATTGCAGCAGAAGAAGAAGCTCAAAAAACTGTTTTTGATGCAGAAGATAAAGCTAAAAAAGAAGCACTTGATATTGCTGAGCAGTCTAATGTTGATATTAAATCAATAAAAGACAAGGCTGTTGGTAATGTTGATGAAGCTGCTTCCATTATTGTCAAAAATATATTGTAG